AGCGGGTGGTGGCGAGGGGAGGGGCCCGCCGAGCGGAGCGAGGTGGGAAGGCCCCGCTCGGCGCCGCACGCTTGCACGTCCGACTAGCGCGAGAGCGCCTTCTTGGCGCTCCTCCGGGCGTCACGGGTCCCGGCCAGGCGGGCCACCAGCAGCACCACGGCGACAGCGACGACCCCGAGCACCACGACGGCCGGCCAGTCGCCGTCGGGCGCGCCGATCGAGGTGCTCCCCGTGCCGTCGGGCCAGGGCCACAGGACGCGGAGCGAGCCGACCATCAGGCCGATGAGTCCACCCATGACCAGGTCGTGGTGGTGCTTCAGGGCCCAGTCCAGGAGCGAGGAGAACAGAGCCAGGCCGACGACGCACCCGAGGGCGAAGACCGCCGCCACGGCCAGGTCGCGGTCGGTGACGGCGCCGAGGATGCTGTCGTAGACGCCGAGCATGAGGAGCAGGAACGAGCCCGAGATGCCCGGCAGGATCATGGCGCAGATGGCCACCGCTCCCGCCAGGAAGACGTACCCGAGCGAGGGGTCGGCCACGGGGCCCGACCGCAGCCCGAGGAGGGCGAAGGTCACCGCCGCCACGACCACCAGGACGGCCAGGGTCCGGGCGTCGCGCCGACGGACGTAGCCCCAGGCCACCACGATCGAGGCGAGGACCAGCCCGAAGAACACCGCCGACATCCGCACCGGTTGCTCCTCGAGCAGGGTCTCGATGAGGTGGGCGAGGGTGACCACGGCCAAGCCCACCCCGGCCAGCAGCGGCAGGAGGAACAGCCAGTCGACCCGTCGCAGCTCGGCCATGCCGCCCTTGACGTCCAGGCGGACGAATCGTCCGAGGGCGACCGCGCCCTGGTGCACGGCGGCGACGAGGTCGGTGTAGATCCCGAAGACGAGGGCGACGGTCCCGCCGGAGACGCCGGGGACGACATCGGCGGCGCCCATGACGAAGCCGCGTACGATCTGGAGCGGGACCTTGAGGATCACCGGGCGAGGCTAGGCCACCAGGGTCTCCGGCCCGGTGCGCGCGGCCCAGCCGGCCCCCACCCCACGACCCAGAACCTCCGAGGACCGTGCTCGACTCCCCCTTCCAGCAGATCGCCGCCGTCCTGGCCGTCACCGCGGCGGTTGGCTTCGTCGCCCGCCGGCTCTCCCAGCCGCTCATCGTCGCCTACATCGCCGTCGGCATCCTCGTGGGGCCGGTGGGCATCGGCGTGGTGGAGGGCCAGGAGGAGATCGCCGTCCTCGCCGAGATCGGCATCGCCCTGCTCCTGTTCGTGGTGGGCCTCAAGCTCGACCTGCACCTGATCCGCACGGTGGGGCCGGTGGCGCTCGCGTCGGGGCTCGGGCAGGTGGCGTTCACCTCGGCCATCGGGTTCGTGCTGGCCCTGCTGCTGGGCTTCGCCCCCGTCACCGCGCTCTACATCGCCGTCGCCCTGACCTTCTCGAGCACGATCATCATCGTCAAGCTGCTCTCCGACAAGGGCGAGATGGAACGTCCCCACGGGCGCATCGCCATGGGCATCCTCATCGTGCAGGACCTGGTGGTCGTGATCGTGATGATCGTGCTGAGCGCCTTCGGCACCGACGGCGACGCTTCCATCCCCATCCAGCTGGGCCTGGTGGTGGTGAAGGGGGTGGCCTTCCTCGGCGGCATCGTCGTGCTGATGCGCTGGGTGCTGACGCCCCTGCTGCACCGCCTCGCCCGCACGCCAGAGCTCCTCGTGCTGTTCGCCATCGCCTGGGCCGTGGGGCTGGCGGCCACCGGTGAGGCCCTCGACTTCAGCGAGGAGGTCGGGGCCTTCCTCGCCGGTGTCTCGCTGGCCTCGACGCCCTACCGGGAGGCGATCGGGTCGCGCCTGGCCACCGTGCGCGACTTCCTGCTGCTGTTCTTCTTCATCGATCTCGGTGCCGGCCTCGACTTCGGCGACGCCGGCGCCAACGTCGCCGCCGCACTGGTGCTCTCGCTGTTCGTCCTCATCGGCAACCCGATCATCGTGATGACGATCATGGGGGTGATGCGCTACCGACGCCGGGTCTCGTTCAGCACCGGGCTGACGGTGGCCCAGATCAGCGAGTTCTCGCTCATCTTCGCCGCCCTCGGGCTCAGCCTCGGCCACATCACGGAGGCCGCTGTGGGCCTCATCACCACCGTCGGCCTCATCACCATCTCGATGTCGACCTACCTGATCCTCAACTCCGAGGCGATCTTCGAGCGCCTCTCGCCCGCCCT
The sequence above is a segment of the Acidimicrobiales bacterium genome. Coding sequences within it:
- a CDS encoding cation:proton antiporter family protein yields the protein MLDSPFQQIAAVLAVTAAVGFVARRLSQPLIVAYIAVGILVGPVGIGVVEGQEEIAVLAEIGIALLLFVVGLKLDLHLIRTVGPVALASGLGQVAFTSAIGFVLALLLGFAPVTALYIAVALTFSSTIIIVKLLSDKGEMERPHGRIAMGILIVQDLVVVIVMIVLSAFGTDGDASIPIQLGLVVVKGVAFLGGIVVLMRWVLTPLLHRLARTPELLVLFAIAWAVGLAATGEALDFSEEVGAFLAGVSLASTPYREAIGSRLATVRDFLLLFFFIDLGAGLDFGDAGANVAAALVLSLFVLIGNPIIVMTIMGVMRYRRRVSFSTGLTVAQISEFSLIFAALGLSLGHITEAAVGLITTVGLITISMSTYLILNSEAIFERLSPALRIFERNDAREASFGAASDHPPPRVIVVGLGRYGTMVMEQLHEAGVPALGIDNDPDALGRWADDLANTAYGDAEDQDLPEMLPLDDVVWVVSTSGHLPADRALISALRDHGYRGSIAVTSRHPADVDLLEKAGADRVLRPYALAASHLISDLREALAGGSEPSDEAEGPASEV
- a CDS encoding DUF368 domain-containing protein, with protein sequence MILKVPLQIVRGFVMGAADVVPGVSGGTVALVFGIYTDLVAAVHQGAVALGRFVRLDVKGGMAELRRVDWLFLLPLLAGVGLAVVTLAHLIETLLEEQPVRMSAVFFGLVLASIVVAWGYVRRRDARTLAVLVVVAAVTFALLGLRSGPVADPSLGYVFLAGAVAICAMILPGISGSFLLLMLGVYDSILGAVTDRDLAVAAVFALGCVVGLALFSSLLDWALKHHHDLVMGGLIGLMVGSLRVLWPWPDGTGSTSIGAPDGDWPAVVVLGVVAVAVVLLVARLAGTRDARRSAKKALSR